A stretch of Candidatus Vicinibacter affinis DNA encodes these proteins:
- a CDS encoding 16S rRNA (uracil(1498)-N(3))-methyltransferase, whose product MLLFQGIRDGLKNILLSPEESHHCFKVTRHRAGDTVLVTDFGGIIWSGKIVGIANDQGNIEIIEIYKELVPKGGKITLGVSLTNHLDRFEWFLEKAVETGVDQIYPMACARTKIHKEKRERWEKIILSAAKQTLRPSLPILEPLIKIDALLKTNRSTQRFICHCEEGAEHFLGTDYDPDLNVIVLIGPEGDFTLAEIESSLAAGFKQTNLGDYRLRTETAALATCIILQTVKNIK is encoded by the coding sequence ATGCTATTGTTTCAAGGAATAAGGGATGGACTCAAAAATATTTTGCTGTCACCCGAAGAGAGTCACCATTGTTTTAAAGTTACCAGACATAGGGCAGGAGACACCGTTTTAGTTACAGATTTTGGTGGTATAATATGGTCTGGTAAGATAGTCGGAATCGCAAATGATCAAGGTAATATTGAGATTATTGAAATTTACAAAGAATTGGTTCCAAAGGGTGGAAAAATTACATTAGGTGTCAGTCTTACAAATCATTTGGATAGATTTGAGTGGTTTTTAGAAAAAGCTGTGGAAACTGGTGTCGATCAAATTTACCCAATGGCTTGTGCCCGCACTAAGATTCATAAGGAGAAAAGGGAGAGATGGGAAAAAATTATTCTCTCTGCGGCCAAACAAACATTAAGGCCTAGTTTACCTATTCTTGAACCTTTAATTAAGATAGATGCCCTGCTTAAAACAAATAGATCAACCCAACGTTTTATATGTCATTGTGAAGAAGGTGCAGAACATTTTTTAGGGACGGATTATGACCCTGATCTAAATGTTATCGTGTTGATTGGTCCTGAAGGGGATTTTACATTAGCAGAGATAGAAAGTAGTTTGGCAGCAGGTTTCAAACAGACTAATTTAGGTGATTATCGCCTTAGAACTGAAACAGCTGCATTGGCTACCTGTATCATTTTACAAACAGTAAAAAACATTAAATGA
- the rseP gene encoding RIP metalloprotease RseP, with product MDNIIMISQFVLSLTILVVLHECGHFFPARWFKTRVEKFYLFFDPYFAIFKKKIGETEYGIGWLPLGGYVKISGMVDESFDTEQLKQEPKPWEFRSKPAWQRLVIMLGGVTVNFILGFFIFAMLLWKNGIEYLPTANMTYGISVDSMAYEMGFRDGDKIIKVGNSDFIRFDRGKLLKSIVLENVTSITVLRNESPIELEISPIYAQALAKPEIKSMELWGVRFPISIARILDNSSASKSGVSPGDVIYSIDGVNVSFLHEAHRKLRNKPNTAFKLGILRGSDSLLIDVHSDDKGVIGLGWKLMDQFLKTEKEHFGFFESLPKGVTTGVDLLSGQLKAFKQMFAGKIKAKDSLGGFASIANMFEKTWDWTSFWRMTGILSIILGFMNLLPIPALDGGYVVFLLIEVVSGRKVPDKIIEKATLIGFILLLGLLLYANGLDLFRFLNK from the coding sequence ATGGATAATATAATTATGATAAGCCAATTTGTATTGAGTCTTACAATTTTGGTGGTATTGCATGAATGTGGCCATTTCTTCCCAGCTCGTTGGTTCAAAACTCGAGTGGAAAAATTCTATTTGTTTTTTGATCCATATTTTGCAATTTTTAAGAAGAAAATTGGCGAAACAGAGTACGGTATAGGTTGGCTCCCACTTGGCGGTTATGTTAAGATATCTGGAATGGTGGATGAAAGTTTTGACACAGAGCAACTCAAACAAGAACCAAAACCATGGGAATTTCGATCTAAACCAGCCTGGCAAAGATTGGTCATTATGCTTGGAGGTGTAACAGTAAACTTTATCCTTGGTTTTTTTATATTCGCAATGTTGCTTTGGAAAAACGGGATTGAATACCTTCCTACTGCTAATATGACATACGGAATAAGCGTAGACAGCATGGCTTATGAAATGGGATTTAGAGACGGCGATAAAATTATTAAGGTCGGAAACTCAGATTTTATTAGATTTGACAGAGGCAAATTGTTGAAGAGTATTGTTTTAGAAAACGTGACCAGTATTACAGTACTCAGAAATGAATCACCAATTGAATTGGAAATTTCACCAATTTATGCCCAGGCTCTGGCCAAGCCAGAAATTAAATCAATGGAGCTTTGGGGGGTGCGATTTCCGATTTCTATCGCTCGGATATTAGACAATTCTTCAGCTTCAAAATCAGGGGTTTCTCCAGGTGATGTAATATATTCCATTGATGGCGTAAACGTAAGTTTTCTGCATGAGGCTCATCGTAAATTGAGAAACAAGCCAAATACTGCATTTAAATTAGGAATTTTAAGGGGATCAGATAGTTTATTGATTGATGTGCATTCCGATGATAAAGGAGTTATTGGTTTAGGATGGAAATTAATGGATCAATTCCTAAAAACTGAGAAAGAACATTTTGGTTTTTTTGAATCCCTTCCTAAAGGGGTAACCACTGGAGTTGATCTTTTATCCGGTCAGCTTAAGGCTTTTAAGCAAATGTTTGCTGGAAAAATAAAAGCTAAAGATTCTTTGGGAGGTTTTGCTTCCATTGCAAATATGTTTGAGAAAACTTGGGATTGGACTTCCTTTTGGAGAATGACCGGAATTCTTTCTATAATATTGGGCTTTATGAATTTGCTACCCATTCCGGCTTTAGATGGGGGATATGTTGTCTTTCTGCTG
- a CDS encoding DUF4159 domain-containing protein gives MSNKYFLTSALISIICFTSFTPNPPGIKLGLLKYNGGGDWYANPTSLSNLSKFCNKELRTNLDPNYATVEVGSAEIFNYPFIHMTGHGNIVLSDLESLNLRQYLLAGGFLHIDDNYGMDPFIRPFMKKVFPEIDFIELPYSHPIYHQSFNFKSGLPKIHKHDGKPSQGFGLIWEGRLVCFYSYECDLGDGWEDREVHKDPEEIRAQALQMGANLVQYAFTR, from the coding sequence ATGAGTAACAAATATTTTTTGACATCAGCATTAATTTCTATTATTTGTTTCACATCTTTTACCCCTAATCCACCAGGTATTAAGCTAGGTTTATTGAAATATAACGGTGGTGGAGATTGGTATGCAAATCCGACATCATTGAGTAATTTGTCGAAATTTTGTAATAAGGAATTAAGAACCAATCTAGACCCTAATTATGCAACAGTAGAAGTAGGAAGTGCTGAAATTTTCAACTATCCATTTATTCATATGACCGGTCATGGCAATATTGTCCTGAGTGATTTGGAATCTTTAAATTTAAGACAATATTTGTTAGCTGGTGGATTTCTCCATATAGATGATAACTATGGAATGGATCCTTTTATAAGGCCATTCATGAAAAAAGTCTTTCCGGAGATAGATTTTATCGAATTACCATATAGTCATCCAATTTATCATCAGAGTTTCAATTTTAAAAGTGGTTTACCTAAAATTCATAAACATGATGGGAAGCCTTCACAAGGATTTGGGCTAATTTGGGAAGGAAGATTGGTTTGTTTTTATAGTTATGAGTGTGATTTAGGGGATGGGTGGGAAGATAGAGAGGTTCACAAAGATCCAGAAGAAATCAGGGCTCAAGCTTTGCAAATGGGCGCCAATTTAGTTCAATATGCATTTACCAGATAG
- a CDS encoding N(4)-(beta-N-acetylglucosaminyl)-L-asparaginase gives MKERRKFIQTLGISALGISSSQILSGLVSMANLSAKLPSIKVVATWNNPKAAKAAWEKLNSGGSALDAVEAGAREPEADPLDTSVGLGGFPDRDGNVTLDACIMDHLGNAGSVLYLQDILHPVSVARMVMEKTPHVFLAGDGAQQFALAEGFEKQNLLTEVAQKAWREWLIKSEYSPRINVERHDTIGILALDQKQNLSGACSTSGLAFKMKGRVGDSPIIGAGLYVDNEVGAATATGLGEAVIKKVGAFSIVEMMRHGMNPRNACKEAVKRLLSLKDSNEIQVGYIAINKKGQIGAFSLRKGFQFIVAEGGKITVYDAESYFSH, from the coding sequence ATGAAGGAGAGAAGAAAATTTATTCAGACATTAGGAATTTCAGCTTTAGGCATATCATCAAGTCAGATTTTATCTGGATTGGTATCAATGGCAAACTTGAGTGCTAAGCTTCCATCTATAAAAGTTGTAGCTACTTGGAATAATCCAAAAGCTGCAAAAGCTGCTTGGGAAAAGCTTAATTCTGGAGGAAGTGCATTGGATGCTGTTGAAGCAGGGGCTAGAGAACCAGAAGCAGATCCTTTGGATACTTCAGTTGGCTTAGGTGGTTTTCCTGATCGCGATGGGAATGTGACCTTAGATGCTTGTATTATGGACCATTTGGGAAATGCAGGTTCAGTACTTTATTTGCAAGACATTTTACATCCTGTGTCAGTTGCCAGGATGGTGATGGAAAAAACACCCCACGTATTTCTAGCCGGCGATGGGGCCCAGCAGTTTGCTCTTGCTGAAGGATTCGAAAAGCAAAATCTATTAACTGAAGTCGCACAAAAGGCATGGAGGGAATGGTTAATAAAATCTGAATATAGTCCTAGAATCAATGTAGAAAGACATGATACCATTGGAATTCTTGCACTTGATCAAAAGCAAAACCTATCAGGAGCTTGCAGTACCTCCGGCCTTGCTTTTAAAATGAAAGGTAGAGTTGGGGATTCACCAATTATTGGAGCTGGTCTGTATGTAGATAATGAAGTAGGCGCAGCAACTGCAACAGGTTTAGGAGAAGCAGTAATTAAAAAAGTCGGTGCTTTTTCAATTGTTGAAATGATGAGACATGGTATGAATCCCCGAAATGCCTGTAAGGAGGCAGTTAAAAGGCTGTTGTCACTTAAAGACTCAAATGAAATTCAAGTCGGGTACATTGCCATAAATAAGAAGGGTCAAATTGGGGCTTTCAGTCTTAGAAAAGGCTTTCAATTTATTGTGGCAGAAGGAGGTAAAATTACTGTCTATGATGCTGAGTCTTATTTTTCACACTAG
- a CDS encoding DedA family protein, whose protein sequence is MGWLKQILDFLLHVDVHLVELTTQYGIYIYMILFLILFSETGLVVAAILPGDSLLFAAGAMASSGNLDLLTVMFVCILGAILGNTVNFFIGKWLGPKVFEQDSKYFRKDYLIKTQKFYEKHGGKALIIGRFLPLIRTFVPLVAGIGKMNAGRFTYYNVLGAVLWIIPLTSIGYWFGNIPFVKNNFSLVIIFIIIVSAMPLFITIINRKRIFSKTKIFDEEA, encoded by the coding sequence ATGGGTTGGTTAAAACAAATATTAGACTTTTTGTTGCATGTTGATGTCCATTTGGTTGAATTGACAACCCAATATGGAATCTATATATACATGATACTTTTTCTAATTCTTTTTTCTGAAACGGGTCTTGTTGTGGCTGCTATTTTACCAGGAGACAGTCTATTGTTTGCTGCTGGTGCTATGGCTTCAAGTGGTAATTTAGATTTGCTAACGGTAATGTTTGTATGCATATTAGGAGCAATTTTAGGTAACACGGTGAATTTTTTTATTGGAAAGTGGTTAGGACCAAAAGTATTTGAACAAGATTCGAAGTATTTCAGAAAAGATTATTTAATCAAAACACAAAAGTTTTATGAGAAGCATGGAGGAAAGGCTTTAATCATAGGTAGGTTTTTACCATTAATTAGGACATTTGTGCCTTTGGTTGCAGGAATTGGGAAAATGAATGCAGGTAGATTTACATATTACAATGTTTTAGGAGCAGTATTGTGGATTATTCCTTTGACTTCAATTGGATATTGGTTTGGCAATATTCCTTTTGTTAAGAATAATTTCTCATTAGTGATTATTTTTATAATTATTGTCAGTGCGATGCCATTATTTATTACTATAATTAACCGAAAGCGTATATTTAGTAAGACCAAAATATTTGATGAAGAGGCATAA
- a CDS encoding response regulator transcription factor, with the protein MRSLKVGVVDDHELFLKSFVLLLTTLKSGFDITVTVESSSEDDFLTKLRQNDLDLVFLDLNLTKSDGIRLIPKIKEKNPDTKVFIVSMSTEAKVVRESFQQGADGYLSKYSDLENLIEGIREVMDGNIFFGKGIEATQKISSEVVKQASSPMLNRFNAKFHLTKRESEILEKMTEGKSSKTIAAELYISKETVSVHRKNLMRKLGASNALNLLKIARDYNLI; encoded by the coding sequence ATGCGAAGTTTGAAAGTTGGTGTGGTTGATGATCATGAGTTGTTTCTAAAGAGTTTTGTTCTTCTTTTGACAACTTTAAAATCCGGATTTGATATCACGGTAACTGTTGAAAGTTCATCAGAAGATGACTTTCTAACCAAACTCCGACAAAATGATCTTGATTTAGTATTTCTGGATCTTAATCTGACTAAATCAGATGGGATTCGGTTGATTCCAAAAATCAAGGAGAAGAATCCTGATACCAAGGTTTTCATTGTAAGTATGTCTACAGAAGCCAAAGTAGTAAGAGAATCTTTTCAACAGGGTGCCGACGGGTATCTTTCAAAGTATTCTGATTTGGAAAATCTGATCGAAGGGATCAGAGAAGTAATGGATGGAAATATTTTTTTTGGGAAAGGCATTGAAGCTACCCAGAAAATTTCATCTGAAGTAGTCAAACAGGCCAGTTCGCCAATGTTAAATCGCTTCAATGCCAAGTTTCATCTAACCAAACGAGAATCAGAAATACTTGAAAAAATGACCGAGGGAAAGTCTTCAAAGACTATAGCTGCAGAACTGTACATCAGTAAGGAGACCGTAAGTGTCCACAGAAAGAATCTGATGAGAAAGTTAGGCGCTTCAAATGCTTTGAATCTTTTAAAAATTGCCCGTGACTATAACTTGATTTAG
- a CDS encoding GH92 family glycosyl hydrolase: MNRLLFFLYLLFPIIIYSQYVEFVNPFVGTGGHGHTFPGATSPFGMVQLSPDTRLEGWDGCSGYHYSDSIIYGFSHTHLSGTGVADYCDVLIMPGSGKLQLTNGFLDSPESASAFNKKTEKALPGIYECFLTKPQIRVRLTVTPRTGIHEYVFQKENDSKWIKIDLKHRDKLIKGNFSTITENEITGTRISSSWAKEQHIYFKLKSSVAFKSKILSKDGTVLFCEFEKSTKRVVLQCAISAVDEEGAKTNLKSEWIGFNFEKAYKSTKNSWNKMLGRIDVTSKIYEGKQKEIFYTSLYHLLIQPNIFQDADNRYRGMDNKIHFGDPEYPRYTVFSLWDTYRAAHPFYQLVYPDYNEKFVLSFLGQFDECGRLPVWELAGNETYCMIGNHSIPVLTNALLDQNSRISKYRQRIERAIRETLVQDFSCLQNFRNGFISSDECSESVSKTIENSVDFGALKLVSPSDERIVENTFYKNLFNPKTGFFQAKLNHTFVEPFDPTEVNFHFTEANAWQYLFGAHHDVAGMIDCFSKIKFNGEANYLSKHPLEIMLDSLFQSDSKMTGRAQSDITGLLGQYAHGNEPSHHIAYLYNYCNRTDKAQQIVRRILRTMYANEPDGLCGNEDCGQMSAWYLWSSLGFYPVNPLLNSYDLGCFVFDKASIRVPGEREINLVSNKKEGSKFVQKVTKNGFSQNSLIDLNPGDHIEFIYHDDNYIQLDLSQNNKSHDLNEVLPFVVGGERTFQDSTRIELSSLSDFNIEYKLGDLHAISKYYTNPIIIHDNESIYFRQQKNDSNNFNLPWLTARFSKRPSGFKIQSISEYAPMYSAGGKDALIDGLEGSLDFRDGFWQGYFGKDLNVEFSLSEEAKADSLEVRFLQDQNSWILLPSCVIVFTSIDGVNFNREAEVVNKINQKSDSAFAKKFSFKIENSNARFIKLAATNPGKLPDWHLSAGESSWIFADEIKIIKK; encoded by the coding sequence ATGAATAGGCTTTTGTTTTTTCTTTATTTACTTTTTCCAATAATTATTTACTCACAATATGTAGAATTTGTAAACCCATTTGTAGGTACTGGTGGGCATGGGCATACTTTTCCTGGAGCTACCAGTCCTTTTGGGATGGTGCAATTGAGTCCTGACACAAGACTTGAAGGTTGGGATGGTTGCTCAGGATATCATTATTCGGACTCCATAATATATGGATTTAGCCATACGCATCTATCGGGAACAGGTGTTGCAGATTATTGTGATGTCTTGATTATGCCAGGAAGTGGAAAGCTTCAACTCACAAACGGATTCTTAGACAGCCCCGAATCCGCCTCAGCATTTAATAAGAAAACAGAAAAAGCATTACCAGGAATATATGAGTGCTTCTTAACGAAGCCACAAATTAGGGTTCGCCTAACTGTGACACCACGAACTGGAATTCATGAATATGTCTTTCAAAAGGAAAATGATTCTAAATGGATTAAAATTGATCTAAAGCATCGGGATAAATTGATAAAAGGGAACTTCAGTACAATTACAGAAAATGAGATTACAGGAACCAGAATTTCAAGTTCCTGGGCCAAGGAACAGCATATTTATTTTAAGCTAAAATCTTCAGTCGCTTTTAAAAGTAAAATATTGAGCAAAGATGGTACTGTACTTTTTTGTGAATTCGAAAAGAGTACAAAACGGGTCGTATTGCAATGTGCAATTTCTGCAGTAGATGAAGAGGGTGCAAAAACCAATCTTAAATCGGAATGGATAGGATTCAATTTTGAAAAAGCATATAAATCAACAAAGAACTCATGGAATAAAATGCTTGGAAGAATTGATGTAACCAGTAAAATTTATGAAGGCAAACAGAAAGAGATTTTTTATACTTCTTTATACCATTTATTAATCCAACCTAATATATTTCAAGATGCAGACAATAGGTATCGTGGAATGGACAATAAAATACATTTTGGAGATCCGGAATATCCAAGATATACTGTTTTTTCATTGTGGGACACCTATAGGGCAGCTCATCCATTTTACCAATTGGTCTATCCAGATTATAATGAGAAATTCGTTTTGAGTTTTTTAGGGCAGTTTGATGAATGTGGAAGACTTCCGGTTTGGGAATTGGCCGGTAATGAAACATATTGTATGATTGGAAACCACTCTATTCCAGTGTTGACTAATGCATTGTTAGATCAAAATTCTAGAATTAGTAAGTATAGACAAAGGATTGAAAGAGCAATTAGGGAGACCTTGGTTCAAGATTTTTCATGTCTTCAAAATTTTCGAAATGGTTTTATTTCTTCTGATGAGTGCAGCGAGTCAGTTTCAAAAACGATTGAAAATAGTGTTGATTTTGGTGCATTAAAATTGGTCAGTCCGTCTGACGAACGCATAGTTGAGAATACATTCTATAAAAATTTGTTTAATCCAAAAACTGGATTTTTTCAAGCAAAGCTAAACCATACATTCGTAGAACCTTTTGACCCAACAGAGGTAAATTTTCATTTTACTGAAGCGAATGCATGGCAGTATCTTTTTGGAGCACATCATGATGTTGCGGGAATGATAGATTGTTTTAGTAAAATCAAATTTAATGGAGAGGCAAACTATTTGAGCAAGCATCCTTTGGAAATTATGCTAGATAGTTTGTTTCAATCTGATTCTAAAATGACTGGTCGGGCTCAATCTGATATCACAGGTTTATTAGGACAATATGCACATGGTAATGAGCCAAGTCACCATATTGCTTATTTATATAATTATTGTAACCGTACAGACAAGGCACAACAAATTGTTAGAAGAATATTAAGGACAATGTATGCGAATGAACCGGATGGATTATGTGGAAATGAAGATTGTGGTCAAATGTCGGCATGGTATCTTTGGAGTAGTTTAGGATTCTATCCTGTAAATCCACTTTTAAATTCCTATGATTTAGGATGTTTTGTTTTTGATAAAGCCAGTATTAGGGTACCAGGGGAAAGGGAGATCAATTTAGTATCAAACAAGAAGGAAGGTTCAAAATTCGTTCAAAAAGTTACTAAAAATGGGTTTTCTCAAAATTCATTGATTGATTTAAATCCTGGAGACCACATTGAATTTATTTATCACGATGATAATTACATTCAGTTGGATTTGAGTCAAAATAATAAAAGCCATGACCTCAATGAGGTATTACCTTTTGTAGTAGGAGGTGAAAGGACATTTCAGGATAGCACACGGATTGAATTATCCTCACTAAGCGATTTTAATATAGAATATAAATTAGGAGATCTCCATGCGATCAGTAAGTATTATACTAATCCAATAATTATTCATGACAATGAAAGTATTTACTTTCGGCAACAGAAAAATGATTCTAATAATTTTAATCTGCCTTGGCTGACTGCAAGATTTTCAAAGAGACCAAGCGGATTTAAGATTCAATCAATATCTGAATATGCACCTATGTATTCAGCTGGAGGAAAGGATGCATTGATTGATGGATTAGAAGGAAGCTTAGATTTTAGAGATGGATTTTGGCAGGGTTATTTTGGAAAAGATTTAAATGTTGAATTTTCACTTTCGGAGGAAGCAAAGGCAGATAGCCTTGAAGTAAGATTTTTGCAAGATCAAAATTCCTGGATATTATTGCCATCTTGTGTTATTGTTTTTACTTCAATTGATGGAGTAAATTTTAATAGAGAAGCTGAAGTAGTTAACAAGATTAATCAAAAGTCAGATAGTGCATTTGCTAAAAAATTTTCTTTTAAAATTGAAAATTCAAATGCAAGATTTATTAAACTTGCTGCAACAAATCCGGGAAAACTCCCAGATTGGCATCTTTCAGCAGGAGAGAGTAGTTGGATTTTTGCAGATGAGATAAAAATAATAAAAAAATGA
- a CDS encoding cation:dicarboxylase symporter family transporter: MKKYIQGQIKFIYLLTILIGIFSGVHGFIQFDIPETISGGVRWIGILGLIAIGINSNKLTSWIFISMFVGAEIGYDFPTLGNELNVLSKIFIKLIKSIIAPLLFGTLIVGIAGHSNIKQVGRLGWKSLLYFELVTTVALVIGLVAINISKAGVGIVNTGIKEEIPQSLKQQGWKDLVLHVFPENFIKAISEGQVLQIVVFCLFFAISMLFVSKETRRPFIGFAESLSAIMFKFTDIIMYFAPFAVGGAIAYTISNLGLDVMKNLLQLLFTLYLSLIAFVLLVFVPLILFLKIPIKRFITYVTEPVSIAFGTASSEAALPLAMENMEKFGVNREVVAFVLPTGLSFNLDGTTLYLSLAAIFVAQAAGVELTLGQQIVMLLTLMLTSKGVAGVARASLVILAATVSSFGLPEWPIAAILGIDALMDMARTAVNTLGNCLATVVIGKWENELHIPENIE; this comes from the coding sequence ATGAAAAAATACATTCAAGGACAAATAAAATTTATTTATCTACTAACTATTCTAATTGGTATTTTTTCCGGGGTTCATGGTTTTATTCAGTTTGATATTCCTGAAACCATTAGTGGAGGGGTCAGATGGATAGGGATATTAGGGTTAATTGCAATAGGTATAAATTCCAACAAATTAACATCCTGGATATTTATCAGCATGTTTGTTGGAGCAGAAATTGGATATGATTTTCCAACACTGGGAAATGAGCTTAATGTATTAAGTAAGATATTCATAAAGTTGATTAAATCAATAATAGCTCCTTTGTTATTTGGCACACTTATAGTTGGTATTGCTGGTCATTCCAATATTAAACAAGTAGGTCGATTAGGCTGGAAATCCTTATTGTATTTTGAACTTGTGACAACAGTTGCATTGGTTATAGGTTTGGTTGCAATAAACATAAGTAAGGCTGGGGTAGGCATTGTTAATACAGGCATTAAAGAAGAGATACCTCAATCTTTAAAACAACAAGGCTGGAAAGATCTTGTTCTTCATGTTTTTCCTGAAAATTTTATTAAGGCTATTTCTGAAGGGCAGGTTTTACAGATCGTAGTATTCTGTTTATTTTTTGCAATTTCCATGCTGTTTGTAAGCAAAGAAACCAGAAGACCTTTTATAGGTTTTGCAGAATCATTGTCAGCAATTATGTTTAAGTTCACAGACATAATCATGTACTTTGCACCTTTTGCTGTTGGAGGAGCAATAGCATATACCATCTCTAACCTTGGGTTAGATGTAATGAAAAATCTATTGCAGTTGTTATTTACTTTGTATCTTTCTCTAATTGCTTTTGTCTTATTGGTTTTCGTTCCATTGATACTTTTTTTAAAAATTCCAATCAAGAGATTTATTACTTATGTCACAGAACCTGTAAGCATTGCCTTTGGTACTGCAAGTTCAGAAGCTGCCTTGCCTTTAGCGATGGAGAACATGGAGAAATTTGGTGTAAATCGCGAGGTTGTAGCGTTTGTTCTTCCTACAGGTTTAAGTTTTAATTTAGATGGCACAACACTGTATTTATCTCTTGCTGCTATATTTGTAGCACAAGCTGCTGGTGTTGAACTTACACTTGGACAACAAATAGTTATGCTTCTGACACTTATGTTAACCAGTAAAGGAGTTGCTGGTGTGGCAAGAGCCTCATTGGTGATATTAGCTGCAACAGTAAGTTCCTTTGGACTTCCTGAGTGGCCAATTGCAGCAATTTTGGGGATTGATGCATTAATGGATATGGCAAGAACAGCCGTGAATACATTAGGAAATTGTTTGGCAACAGTAGTTATTGGCAAATGGGAAAATGAACTACATATTCCAGAAAATATTGAGTAA